Proteins from one Zonotrichia leucophrys gambelii isolate GWCS_2022_RI unplaced genomic scaffold, RI_Zleu_2.0 Scaffold_258_73039, whole genome shotgun sequence genomic window:
- the LOC135441362 gene encoding C-type lectin domain family 2 member G-like isoform X1 yields MSREPGAVYSTQRDAGCEQEESEFCSIPDMVNEPQEDRSATGKRHRRFLGEWFRCHPVGTVVLILLLLVLVLALGVTLAVLAGKGGAAAWAQPLGAERAPCSLRRGMLRASPLPPAAPQVPVTPATPLLVLGCPRDWIGYNGVCYYFSRDFSTWEQGQERCSELGASLAIAKDEEAMDLLFRLRGNGDFWLGLRRRGERLHWGDGSSYSSRVPVFGNSQCVYLADERFRSDNCSHPRPYVCSKAQAPL; encoded by the exons ATGTCTCGGGAGCCAGGTGCTGTTTATTCCACGCAGAGAGATGCCggctgtgagcaggaggagAGTGAATTCTGCTCCATTCCTGACATGGTGAATGAGCCCCAGGAGGACAGATCAGCAACAGGGAAGAGACACAGAAGATTCTTGG gtgaaTGGTTCAGGTGCCATCCCGTGGGCACGGTGGTGCtgattctgctgctcctggtgctggtgctggcttTGGGGGTGACCTTGGCCGTGCTGGCAGGTaagggaggggcagcagcctgggcccAGCCCCTCGGGGCAGAGcgggctccctgctccctgcgcAGGGGAATGCTCAGagcttctcctcttccccctgcagcaccacaggttCCAGTCACACCTGCGACTCCGCTGTTGGTTCTGGGCTGTCCCCGTGACTGGATTGGCTACAATGGGGTCTGCTACTACTTCTCGCGGGATTTCAGCACGTGGGAGCAGGGTCAGGAACGGTGCTCCGAGCTCGGGGCCTCCCTGGCCATTGCCAAGGATGAGGAGGCCATG GATTTGCTCTTCCGCCTCCGCGGGAACGGCGATTTCTGGCTCGGGCTGCGCAGACGGGGCGAGCGCCTGCACTGGGGGGACGGCAGCAGCTACAGCTCCCG ggttCCTGTCTTTGGCAATTCCCAGTGTGTGTACCTGGCTGATGAGAGATTCAGGAGTGACAACTGCTCACATCCGCGGCCGTATGTCTGCAGCAAGGCCCAAGCTCCCCTGTAA
- the LOC135441362 gene encoding C-type lectin domain family 2 member B-like isoform X2 yields the protein MSREPGAVYSTQRDAGCEQEESEFCSIPDMVNEPQEDRSATGKRHRRFLGEWFRCHPVGTVVLILLLLVLVLALGVTLAVLAAPQVPVTPATPLLVLGCPRDWIGYNGVCYYFSRDFSTWEQGQERCSELGASLAIAKDEEAMDLLFRLRGNGDFWLGLRRRGERLHWGDGSSYSSRVPVFGNSQCVYLADERFRSDNCSHPRPYVCSKAQAPL from the exons ATGTCTCGGGAGCCAGGTGCTGTTTATTCCACGCAGAGAGATGCCggctgtgagcaggaggagAGTGAATTCTGCTCCATTCCTGACATGGTGAATGAGCCCCAGGAGGACAGATCAGCAACAGGGAAGAGACACAGAAGATTCTTGG gtgaaTGGTTCAGGTGCCATCCCGTGGGCACGGTGGTGCtgattctgctgctcctggtgctggtgctggcttTGGGGGTGACCTTGGCCGTGCTGGCAG caccacaggttCCAGTCACACCTGCGACTCCGCTGTTGGTTCTGGGCTGTCCCCGTGACTGGATTGGCTACAATGGGGTCTGCTACTACTTCTCGCGGGATTTCAGCACGTGGGAGCAGGGTCAGGAACGGTGCTCCGAGCTCGGGGCCTCCCTGGCCATTGCCAAGGATGAGGAGGCCATG GATTTGCTCTTCCGCCTCCGCGGGAACGGCGATTTCTGGCTCGGGCTGCGCAGACGGGGCGAGCGCCTGCACTGGGGGGACGGCAGCAGCTACAGCTCCCG ggttCCTGTCTTTGGCAATTCCCAGTGTGTGTACCTGGCTGATGAGAGATTCAGGAGTGACAACTGCTCACATCCGCGGCCGTATGTCTGCAGCAAGGCCCAAGCTCCCCTGTAA